The nucleotide sequence TTGATTTGGTTCCAACTTCTGTGACAGTGGATGTGCTGTGGAGCTTGACAGAGTTTGAGAAGCTTTATTCTCTTCCACGGAGGCAGCACTACTCTCTGTATACACCTCTTTCCCATTTTCAGGCCATTGTTGAACCTGACTTGGACCGACATTTTCTGGAGTGCTAGAGGAATCTAGAGCAGTGTATTCGGATAAAACTGCGGCGTCAGGAAGCTCAACTGTCTCAGTATACCCTTGTCTTTCCCTGTGCACTGTGTGCACAGTAACTGGCAATGGACTTCTTGATACATAGGTGGCAGGGTAAGGCGAGAAGTACCGAGGAAGGACAGGAGCAGTTTCAGGAAAACATGGAAGAAGAGCTAAAGCATCTTGGCTGGCTGGCACGGCAAACTGCCTTCTAGGTGGAGGAGGGTACATGGAGAGCATAGTTGGTGGCGGTTGAAACCTTGTGTTGCCCATAGCTTGAACCATCGGAAGATGGGGCTTCTGCTGTGCTGCTTGCACTTGGTTCCACATATGGTACATTGCTTGCTCTGGTGCAACATTTGGGTACATCTGATTTTGTAAGTGTGACCCGTAAAATGACACATGTGGTTTAGGATAAGATCTCCGAGATTGTGAGCGGTTATTGCTTTGCTGTTTTTCCTTTTGATGTGATGCCTTGCCTTCATTTTTTCGGTCCAAGTTTTCAAGAGTGCGGGTAACTGTGACCTGTTCCTGCTCCTTGTCATGATcggatggagaagatgaagatgctgCCTCACCTACTGATGCTGCCTCACCTACTAGAGGCACTGTTAGGAAAAAATTGAAATGTTAGGAAACAGCTGAGTGAAACCGACATGATAGTACAACAAAACTTAATAAGAGCAAACACTATGGAGTTAATACAACCAGATGCATCAACTAGCAGATATGCTAGTACAATCATATAGTAAGAAACTGAAGGTGGTAAGAAGGCGAGAAAATACTCACGCTGCTTCAATTCAGACCAGGCCACCATAGCTGCATTTTTTTGGGCTTGTTTCTTGGTCTTGCCAGGATTGCCAGTGAAGATCCTTCCTGCTAACTCCACTGTACACGTGAACGTTGGTGTATGCCCTGGTCCAGATCTAATAGTAGTGTACATAGGCAGTTTTAAACCGGCCCGATGAGCAGTTTCTTGGAGCAGGTTCTTGTAGATCCCAGTTTCATCCTGTGGAGTGAAACATCATTAGCACCTCAGCTTTGAGGACATTCCTGAGGTTGTGTTGCCAAACATGAGCTCACCACAGTTGCAGTATAAACCAGAAATTATAATGTAAAGGTAACAAATTATGTACTAATAAGCACACTGACAAAAGAAGTATAAAGAAAACATTCATATAACCTCTAGTCCAAATGCTGAATCTAGATGACATTAATGAACATGGACACACGGTAGAGATGTACTACAAGGGTAGAAAACTACATACCACATGACAACCTTAAATATCCCATCTACTTGGATTTTTTTTACTGCACCAGCAGGCATGAAAATGGGACAACTGGCAAGTCAACATCAGATATCATAAAAGAACAGAACCTTCCCAACCAATACATCATAAATAATACTGTTTCGCTTTGACTTATTGCAGTGGGAATTATCAAGAACAGTGCATATTAAATATACACTGTCATGGAAGTATCTTAGGTAGATCCACAGCACAGATGAAATTTATTGTTTTTTGACTGAAGGAGAGGCTGACTTGCTGTATGGCTATACATGTACCAAGTGAATTAAAAAAATGTCCATCGTCATAATAACTAAAACGAATGGTACTACAATATTGCAGATGGAAAGGGCAAAAGCTGTGACAGCACATtaagcaaatactccctccgtcccaaaataagtgtctcagctTTAGTACAACTTTAGCACAAAGTTAAAATAAAGTTGAGacgcttattttgggacggagggagtatgagtttGTGCAATGTAGGAAAGAATTGCAAGAGCATTTTCGCAGAAGGTTAAGATAAAGGATGATGGATAATAATGCCAGTCACTTGCATATtaagtatttgaaacctacagTTTTATTTGTCTTTGTCCACATTAAAATAAGCTGCAAAAAATTGGATAATCAACAACAGGTGATGTTTGTTATTTCAGCTAAAGTGAAGGAAACGAGATTCCAATGTTAATGTGGCCAGGATAAGCAATATCTAGGGGCATCAACAAAACTGACCAGGACTTTTGCAGCAAGCGATGATGAAGGCCCCCTCTTGGACAACTCATTGAGCGCTACCTCAGCTGCCGCATGCTCTGCCTGCCGCAAGGTGGGATAGAACCCCGGGCTCTCAAATGATTCCCCATTAAAAGTAACCGTGGCCTTAAACCGGGGCGCATGATCTGGCCCCTCGCGGATGCACGCATAGGACGGCAAGTTGAAGCAGCTCCTCTGCGCAAGCTCCTGCAGCTGGTTCTTGAACATGCCTGCATCCACCTCAAGAATCAAAGATGGACCCACTAAACTACATCACCATTGGAGCCAGGCTCATAAGGGGTGAGATCATCACAGCAACCCCCTAAACAATATGAAAATTTGGAGAAAACATTGAACAGCGGCGTGAAGAAATGCATACCTTCGAAAAGGAAGTATCAATCAAGCAGTGTATGAAGCTATGTTTAGAGTTGAGAAGAGCTGCTTCTGGCCTTAACCCTTGCTGTGACGCCCCCTTGTTGCAGTAGATAAGAAGAGGCCTCAGATTATTAATAGCCAGTGCTGTACTCCCAGTCCTGTAGAGGAACAAATAAGTTCCGGATCGAATGGAAGCAATAAACCTAATGCTGGCGTTCGTTTGCAGAGGCAACCATACGAACAATGAGTAAAAGTAGTGGAAGCAATAAACTGCAGTCCTGAGAGGATTCATTGGTACTTTTATGAGGATTCACTGGTACTAGAGCAGAGCAGGGGAGGCAATGAAGCGCAAGGACAACAGTAGCAGCTGATTTCCCATTAAAAAGACAAAAACAAAACAAGAGCAGCTGATTCAGCTCGCTGCCTCGTCTAATTAATGCACTGCCACAGTAAATCTAAGAAAGATATCGCACCCAACGAGTAAAACAAATCCAGAAACCTCTGATTAACTGACACGCAGAGGGAAAAGAAAGAGAACGCATGGAATGATATGAACCAAACATTTGGGACTGGCTAAGAACCTAATCGTATCCAATCGGAGAGGCGCCGGAGCCAAGAAAGAAATcccgccccgccgcgccggcgAGATCGACCAAACCACATCGGCGGGAACCCGACCCCAGATCGAACCAAGACCCACGAAAACAAGAGATGAGCAGACCAACCTGCGCCGAGAGACCGCCGACTCTCCCTTCACCTCGACCCCTCTCCCTTCCAACCGTGGCAGGAAGCGAAAGGGAAAAAGGCAGCGAAGAGACGAACCACCGACAGCCGCGACAAAAATCTCTCCTTTCTGTTAGCTGCTGCCTCCGCGTGGTCGCTTGGTTTGGCCGCGACTGCGAGGGTGGGCTCAGCTACGCCATTAGGCTAGGGCGGCGGCGCTGCAGCTGTGGGCGGCGGCCATTAGCAGCGAGATTGGGAAGGGAGGCGTGTTGGTTTCCGGTGCTTTTCGTCTGCATCCTACTCCTCCCACTCCTTTTCTCGGTTTTTTTTCTCCTTGGGAGAACGACGAGACTCCTCCGAGCCCGTGTGTCATGTGCACGCAACGGCGATCATTATTGCCGGCCACGAGGAAAACAGCGGTTAACGTCGCTTGGTTAAGGCATGGTGGAGTGGCTGATTAAGGCATGTTTGGTTGGCCATTAATATTGCTCCACTTTcattgaaatatttacaaagaaaataaaagatctTCAGTATTATTCGAAATTTGGAAGAATTGCGTGGAAGGACCGGACCATTGAGCAACTCGAAAAAGCTCATATTCGATTACATAAATCGAATTGAAAGTTTACCTCGTACTACATGCCTTTTTTCTTTGGCATGAAGAGGTGTCAAACCAAAAGGTGGTGATCCAAAACAATTCACACCCGTAGAGGAATAGAGTTTTTTTTAACCCAAAAAAACTCCATTCCTCATGTATCTCAAGTTCTCAACTTGCACagaatgtgatgatttagtcctgaACTAGCAAAACCCAACTTCATCATCCCTCAACTTGCACTGGATTTGACGATTTGGTCTTGGGCCTATCACAACGCGACAATTGGCAGCCAGGTGGTCGGACCGGTCGTCGTGTGCACTTCTGCAAAAAGCACCCTGCCATTTTATCTAATCAACCCACACTACAAGGCACCTGAATTAAATTTGTCTCAAATCCCATTTCGTTCGAGAATACAAGTGTTGTCCTGTCGGGGGCGACAGGAGTTCACGAGCTGGCAATTGCTTGATGGTGACATCAGCTTTGAGGGCGTCGTCGCCGGAGTTTACCGGCGGCGTGGAAGCGCCTGCATCCGCTCATCTCGTccgcccgttctgcgtcttcccTCGTTATTATTGTGAGTAGTTTTTGTCCCTCTCCTCTGCTTTGCTCTGTCGCTCGTCGCTTGCCGGTTCCGCCGTTCACATCAGCTGTAATCGGTGCGATTCGAGCTTGATTCAAGGCCGTCTAGTGGTGTTTCTTGCGTAGGGTCATGTAGGGCGCAATAGAGCTAGGGTTTCGGCCGACGATTTTAGGCTTGGGTTTGGCATGCGAGCTAGGGTTTTTGGCGGATAAAGTAGATGTTCCGGACTTTTAAGTTGGGGTTTAGTTTTGTTGTTAGTTGTTGATTCAGGTGTCCTGTAGTCGTGAATCTCTTTGTGTTGTTAAATGAACCTCTTTTTTTGTCTTGAAGATGTTTTTGTTAGTTATTCTGATGCTAAATTTCTGAACCTTTTAGTTCACTTATGCTAATGCTATATGCAGTGCAGTTTCGGTTAATTTAATGGGCGTGCTCGTGCTAATGCTGTAATTCATCTACGGGCATGTTTATACAGAAGAATTGCTGCACTTAGTGTGCTCtctgttgttgtagtaaacataatttttttagtTAACTGAATATTTGATGCAGTGATAAGTTCCTACAATGGAGTCTTTTGAAATTAGTTGAATTCAATATGAAGTGTTCAATAAACCTACTAGTTAACTGAAACTGTGCGTTTAACTCAATTTTCTTTAGTTAACTGAAATTTTTCAGTTAACTGAACTTTCATTTACTGTAGTTTATTGAACTTGATGCAGTGGTAAGTTGCTACAATGGAGTCTTTTGAAATTAGTTGAATTCAAGATGAAGTGTTCATTAATGCCATTAGTTAACTGAAATTATGCATTTAACTCAACGTTCTTTAGTTAACTGGATTTTTTCAGCTAACTGAATTTTTAGTTACTATACTTTACTGAATTTTGTGCACCTTTGGAGTTCAGTTATGCAATGTTTAGTCATTACAAAGTACATATTTTGGATGCAGTGTGTGATGCAGAAAATGGAGAAAGGGTACATACTCCTTTTTTTACACTGGAACTTGAGCATGGTGGAATTTTCTGTGGCCCAATCAATAAGCTGGAGTACTGGAACCCTTCTGTTGAGGTGCTTGACTATGTTGACTGGCACTTTCTCCTATGCATTCCTTGAGGAACACCTAATTTGGTTGGGATATCCAGTGATTGAGCACATCGTTTATTGGTGCAAACCTGATAAACCAATTTCAGATGGTTTGGTCAGAATTAGAGGTGATGAGGATTTGCAGCATATGATCAGAGCTAGTGTTGAGCATAAAATGCTTGTACTCATGGTTGACCATACAGATTTCATCAGCAACTTCAGGTCTGATTCGGTGTGCATGTTGCCCCTATCTTTGATAGTGgccagtgagggagtcctagatccgggggtcctcaggtgtctggcccaggagtatgggccgggttggatgggccatacaagatcaagctgaagattatcctccgtgtccagatgggacttctCAATACGTAGACGGCAAGAATAGAGTCCGGAAGCTTCCTTCCCTGATAAAatgaccttgtacaaaccctaggcccctctggtgtgtatataaactggaggggttagtccgtagaggcgatccTCTTCACCATCAttggaattctcataggctagacatctagagttagccattgcgatctcgaggtagatcaactcttgtaatcttcatactcatcgaatataatcaagcaggagtagggttttaccttcctGAAGAGGGCCTTAATCTGGGTAAACGCTGTGTCACCTGGTCTCCTGTTagcattgatccttagacgcatagcttgggccccgtacccaagatctgccggttttgacaccgacatcggtgctttcattgagagctctgccGTGCTGTCTGCAaaaagcgatctatggctcgcctaCTCATAAACAACAATATCACTTCTAGAGGGTGCTAGATTCGGGGCAAACCCTCCAGTTCGGTGGTTTCACCATAAGGGCCCGCGCGGCCATCGAGCCCGCAACTCCCCCCATGGCCGTCGGACACCGTTCCCGCATTGGCCCTAAGTACTCCGAGAAATTGGATCCGGTGGATgtttcgtctttaaacgaactgctAGACCGCATCACTGCCCTGGGGGTCtcaacggactatgatcagatcagGCTCAAGCCCGACCAGAGGGAAATTAGTCACCCAACGATCACCCACTTCGTGGCGGTCATTGAGGAACCGACCGCAGACACTTCCCTCCCCATATTGAGAACCAAGTATGTTCGGGGTCCCTGAATCCCCTGAGCCAGATGCTTCCCCTCCGGACGGGACCTTATGCTCTCCGGACTCTGGTTCAAGTGTAGGATTGCCGGAGCCTTTGCTCTTAACCGGACCCAAACCAGTCACTTCGGAAACCATTCTGGCTCCTAACACAAATGTGGGACATGATCCAAAATTTAATCCACCCGCCCACCACAATCTATATTCTCCAAGCAACTCAGGTCTCCAGATATATACGACCTGATGTATGTGCGGCAACAgcctcaggaaatggtccaccacttttgggacaaattcctccttgttaaaaacaggATCAAAGACTGCTCAGATGACGACGTAGTTTCGGTTTTCCACCGGAACTGCACCGACGAAGGAATATTGAATGCCCTCGACCGTCGCCACATACAAAGTTTCACGGAATTATCACACATAGtacaaaagtattgtgcgatggaaagcacatggaggaCCCATAAAACTCAACTGGAGCCCGATGCCTCGACGCAGTGTGCGGCCCAGGCCAAACGAATACATCCTGGCGGGTCACCCGACCACCAGTCTATGGGTAGGAAGAACAAACCCTTCATGGGACATAGGTCCGTTCTTGACGAACTATTGGACAAGCCCTGTCCGATTCACGCCACTCCGCACACAGTCCCAACCCATAGCCCCCGAGCATGGTGGGTACTCCGACAAGTAGCAAACAGtggagaggccatcctcaccacaacTCCAAAGAGATACTCACTGGAGAAGGACAACTTTAACGTCCTAACAGTCC is from Triticum aestivum cultivar Chinese Spring chromosome 1B, IWGSC CS RefSeq v2.1, whole genome shotgun sequence and encodes:
- the LOC123112711 gene encoding double-stranded RNA-binding protein 2, producing MFKNQLQELAQRSCFNLPSYACIREGPDHAPRFKATVTFNGESFESPGFYPTLRQAEHAAAEVALNELSKRGPSSSLAAKVLDETGIYKNLLQETAHRAGLKLPMYTTIRSGPGHTPTFTCTVELAGRIFTGNPGKTKKQAQKNAAMVAWSELKQLPLVGEAASVGEAASSSSPSDHDKEQEQVTVTRTLENLDRKNEGKASHQKEKQQSNNRSQSRRSYPKPHVSFYGSHLQNQMYPNVAPEQAMYHMWNQVQAAQQKPHLPMVQAMGNTRFQPPPTMLSMYPPPPRRQFAVPASQDALALLPCFPETAPVLPRYFSPYPATYVSRSPLPVTVHTVHRERQGYTETVELPDAAVLSEYTALDSSSTPENVGPSQVQQWPENGKEVYTESSAASVEENKASQTLSSSTAHPLSQKLEPNQDDKESKKPAEQPPKPSLSHAGSSVVQRPVQRQGYSSPVQHGEPIHRSNLPFSRATSPELWPLDMQAPARYGAATPMSSSGLLYQQRPPWLAAPVTVRTSIPVCSARPNAAVVNSSPGAAARARPAVQILSREDPEAHRNTRHVGDASTASSELNKLHM